The window aaaaaaaaagcaggtaATATTGAAGCAAGGGCCTCGTTACAGAGAGGAGAAAGCAGAAGAGGAAGTGTTGACTCTTGTAGGAATTGAACTACTGTTTTTTAAGTATTTGAATAAGTGAAAATTGGGGGATAAAGTAAGTATAAGATGAGATTGAGTCTGAGATCTGGAAGattaaaggaaaacaaaacgTGAAGTTTGTGAGACAATGGGGGTAAAAGAAAAGTAGGTgtaagaaatagaaaaacagattgttgaaaaagtgaaatgAGAAAGACAGAGTGTTAAAGCGACAGGGAAAGACTGAGCGCGGACAACTCAGAGAGAAGTGTACAGGTTCTGCACTCAGACCGTACTGATCGAATTACAGCTCAGTCGCTCCCAGCTGGGAGGAGTCCGGGGAGTCCCTGaactgctgcacacacacactactttgAATTTGTCTAAACAACTCCAAGAATAGATTTGGAAAGATATGTGACAGCGTGCAAAGAGGCTGAAAATTGCAAACCACTGGGTAAGGGCATGGAGAAAAGTGAGAGTTTAAATGCTTATCACAAATCCATGACTGGGCAACAAAGAAGCTGATATATTATgtccttcacaaagaaaaagaaaacaagttctTTACAATAATTTACAATCTGATATTATGAGTTATCTGTGATTCACATCAGTAACGCTTTCTTCTCTGTCCCTGTAGACGCTGACGGGTTCACGTTTACTCACATCAATACCAGAATCGTTTAAGGGTATTGTAAGTCTCTAACCatctttttgcaaaaaaaatgattgctaACCTTGCCATATTCGTACCTCCAGCAGAAAGTCAACATTTAATGACATCTTGGTGATCTCACCGTCAAGTAAGACAGACATGCTGGCACTCCCTATTCTTGTCTGAGTTACGACATGAGGTCAGTAAGAATAAATTGCTAACTGTGGCTGTCAGCTGTGAAATATTGGGACTGCAATCTGTCTCAGGaggttaaaacatttagagGAAAATCAAAAAACTGCTGTACTGCAAGTTCAATTTTGTTGAAACACCTTTTACTACTCAAATGTATAATCAACCTCattaaaatgtgcattttaatgttattgtgtttttctatATATCtagatatcctaacacaatacaTGCGATAATAATTGGGTATCCGTGGGGGATTTTAGAGTTTTGAATCTGGCAGTCTGCTCACTAAAATGGAATGCCTGCACTTCTAGCgttgaataaaaacacattgtacAAGCACTTCTTAATGCATGTTCATATTATTCCATGCAACTCTTGAGAACATATTTTGGTAATGcacacatttatacaaatattttaggGACTAAACCAGAATATTGAGGCAGTTTTTTGACGTCAGCAATAAGATTAATATTCTCCCGGACAAAGtgaaacaggaaatgaaaaaatgtctctctctAAGTCCGTGCTCCTGATGTGAGTCTACACCAACACAAGTTCCCTTGAACGTATACTACTAAATGACTATTGGGAAAGGCATCCCTCAGTGATAAACCAACAGAGAATTATCACTTTAGCATTTAGGACATTGTTTTAGGACATAATGTTGTTTTCACCCTTATAACTTTGTAAGATAacatgtcaatgttgtgtttacagctcgTTCTGCTGACCCCTAGTGCCTAAAAAATCGGTGACAACAAGTTTACTCTAGATACCATAATTAGATGTAAATTATTAGATGTGTATTTCTCAAATTGTCTCATTGTTTGGTCTCTTTGTTCACACACCTGGACCGTCTGGTTGGAAATTACTCTGGGACAGTGCATGGACAGGTTGTAGTTTAAAAGTAGAATTCTGGATGGTTCTTCATAAAACCAGTTTAGTTTAACCTCTCAAACGGAATGAGGTTGGATGTATTCAGGTGTCAAGTTGAGTCAATTCGTCTACCTTATATAACCACAACATCTAAACACtttccaaaataactgtaatagTGGAAGGTGCACTAATTCCTANNNNNNNNNNGCACCTGAATCATCCTTTCATAGTTGCAGAAATAGCGTGACAGCTGCCTTTAACTGCAAGAAGCAGCCAAATTTATGTCTGGATTATGGCATTTGCTTCAGCAGCTGTGCAGTTTCAGCTGTCATCCATCGTTCCGTTAAGAAAAAAATGGTAACAGCTCCAGTTTTAAATGTTCATTATCATCCTAAGTTTCAGCTAAACAGTGTAAAGCCCTAAAGAATTTTAAATCAGGATATGGTTTTGAACATATCGTGTACCACACGCCTCTATTTATGTATCCCTGTGTATTTGCATACAATAGAGTAATTTGGAGGTACTTTGATCTTTTTTGTCAAagtagcattttttttaaagttgaatTTATTGATATCCTTACATGAACAGGTGATCAAATGACCACATTTAGTGCAGAATGAGACACTATGATAATCCACCAGTGAGTTATCACCTGACTGCACTTTCCCTCAGCTTTAAGTAGCCTTTTAGCATCATTTAGCTTCATTGGTTTGCTGTTGCAGCTAGCAACTTTACTGATTTAGTTCATTCTCGCACGCCCTCAAGTTGCCCCATACTCTGGATGGCTAATCCACAGACCTTTCTTTAAAACTTTTATTGAAACTACTAAATACCAATGAAGTTGAACACTACATGTTGACCTCGTGACTGAGAAAAATCCACCTATTATGTGTGTAGACCAACCCTAACATTAACCAActtgtgtttcttctttctgtaataaaaacatGTGACTTTTCAGTAACTGCTGCCTGACTGTCTAAATGTTGAGGTGAGAAAGCTTATATAAGTTTTGTGTACTGTGTATTGTGtacctacatacacacattcccTTTAatttgcatgtgtctgtgtgaaaaAAGTTATCTCAAAAGGTATAAAGTGAAGACTGGGAGAGATGCACACCTTACATCCAACTATAAGGAAGTCTGACCAGAGTAGTCAACGGAGACAGACTCTAGAAACTGTGTCCATTTCATCCCCAATGTGGTTTATTGACTTGTGTAACCAAAAGCAATGTGCAAAATTCTAAAGAACACAATAGACTAAATAACTTTGCCTCAACTCAACTCATAACAAAGAAAAATCAGATAAACTTAGGCAAAACAAAAAGTGCACACAGCTGCACCCTCAAGCCATCTTAACCCCAGAGTTGCTTGAGTCTTGAGACTTCTTAAAAAGGCCTTTTTTATTAGTTGGTATACCCAGATCATATCATCTACAGGTAAGTATGAAAGCCTTTCCCCACCACTGGTATGTAGTAAACATTCTGACATTCTAATTGGGTAGAAACACATTAATCTTTGTCTCTTTAGGACTAATCCATCTTATGTAAACAATCAGAAAGTGTGGTGGAAGTTTCttgtacagagagagaggaatttTGTTGGAAGTGAGACtctgttgaaagaaaataaagacaggctgcaaactgaatcaaagtttagtctTCGGTGAAAGTTTAATTGTTTCTGCAGGGAACAATCAAAATTGACAAGAACGGTTTTCACAATGcacaaagttacagagtgacaagAGTTCTGTGTggatacaatcagtaatacacttctgtATATCccgtgcccccagaggaaagaATACATTGTTTGGAAAACAGTCTAATCTTAAACANNNNNNNNNNTGGatctcaggcagacagttggattTGTTACGtctttctgaatctgccctTCGTCTGTCAAGTTTCCttaccggtcattctatcttagctgaaaaagaacatcttgtctccttggataggctatggtctcgacctgggacctgctatgataaacactgctctagacaactgtttctgtcagacttCATGCCATTTATCCTtcaaggaaagaaaacaaagtcataacaaatacagttgtctcccatcaaggaaaacacacagaggacagaTTCAGAAGTCATATATTCTGAGGATTGGAGATTGGAAATCtttttatgaataattaatatgaaaagcattggttaaatgtaattttcccattacaaaagcaaaacaaattatttacaaAACAGTTTATCTAATCCCNNNNNNNNNNCAGTCTAACCCATTGACATCACAGATGACATCACATCCAGTATGAATAGAGGTAGTGAATCAACGTGTCCTCTTTTCCATTTGTCTGGAGCACATGGTATGGTAAGTAAACAGAATATTTACCAATACATTAACTTAACActactgttgtgttttgtcttaACCCAATGATTGATCTAAATTATAACTGAATATAATGCTAAACACAAACTGATCTTGGACAGTCAGTGTCAGTAAGAAGTAACAGATatggaaataaaactaaaacaaggAATACATGAGACTGGTAACAATGGCTTTGCCCATGGAAAAAGTGGTTAAAGGGGACAAGTGGTATGACCTCATCCGCTTTGTCACAACAAACCTtgtttttcaaccctttttaaTGTGAGAAATATTGTGCTAACATATCTTGTTAAGTTTTTTTCAATGGGGCATTGATTTCTTTGGGTGGTTCCAGTTTCAGTGTTGTGACTGACGACCTACGTCAGAAGCTAAACATCTTCCAGAACTGGATTtagagagacaggagagaggcTCAATACATCACACTGTTCAACTGAGAACTCCTGTATGtgtctttaatttaaaaaaaaatttgaagagAGGTAACATAATGTATCTTTTCCTTAACATTTTGAATGTAATTGCATAGGTATTCTTTAACAGTTTATTAGGAAGTGGCAttctgtgaatgtgtttttaaattaagtttttaaaaatgtacttttatatatatactccTAAAATGCGTGCATCCCTTACAGTTTTGAAGATCCTTCATATCTGCAATCATGATCCAATTGGTAATGTATAACCTTGTATCATATTTACATTCCTTCCATACATGTACTTTATTAGCATTGTGCCACATTCTGTGAtagtaacatttttattttctgttgtctCTATTAGCTGAGTGTAGCCATTATTGCCGGATTGTTCTTTGGTAGGTTCATCTCAATAACTGCAATCCAGTGTCATGATCATGTGTACAATTTTGACTTTCATCAGAAATATACTCAGTCCCAGTTGTCAANNNNNNNNNNGATTACCTTTACCAGAAAGCAACCAGCAGCCAGCCAGAGTGCCTGACCCTAACCTCCCTACACCGGGTTAGATTCTTTTCACTGGCAATTCTGAATTTTAAAGTGCAGACTATACCAGTTACAAGTTAACTTTGTGTAGAAAGGTGTAGAAAACGTCTTGTTAATTGATCTCAACTTAAATTCCCTTGGTCCAGAATGCTGGACAGAATGGTTTGACAGAGATGACCCATCTGGAAGTGGAGACTGGGAAACCCTCTTTGATCTTCTCAATGAGTACCCAGGAAAGATCTGCTCTAACCCAGCAGGTATTGAGGCCAGAACTCTATCTGGACTCACTGCGGCTGAAGCTGGGGATGTGATTTATGTGTAAGTACTGAATGAGGATGAATGACTTGTTTCATGCAATAATGATGTTGGTGTTCTGCTTGTTTGCATTGCTATTGCTACAGTTTGATTACCTTGCATGTACAAACCACATGTTACCTACTAACATATTTTCACTGGTTCTACTTTTCACCTTCTATTCTATTCAACCAGCAGTGGTTTAAGCAAAAGCCAATGTTGATGTGCTCACAAAGACGGTGCTATCAGTGGCCATCCTCTGAGGACCAGGAACGTCCGTTCATGGCAACCCAGCCAACGGTTCTGGAGATATTTAGACAGGACAAACAGAAGATTGACAGActgacattttcatattttaatccatGTCATTAGCGTGCTACtcggtttgtttttttcagaagtGACACAACTAACGGATTCGTCTGCAGGAACCAGGACCAACCCAATAANNNNNNNNNNGTAATGATTATCGTGTTCGTTTCAACTGCCCTCcctctttctgtaaaggtaCTGTCATCACGTGTGCAGTGTTTACTTGattttttaacactttacaataaggtgcACCAAAAATAAGTAGGCTCgttaatgattagttactgtttttgaaagagtaacaaataattacttgtttttcagaagggtagttaccctttttcagaagggcaacgaatgattagttaccctttttcaaaagggtagttGCTGTTTTTTGAAACAGTAACCAATCATTTGTTATTCTTTCAAagaacagtaactacccttctgaaaaagattAACTAATCACTAACTACccattttttgtgtaccttatagtaaagtgttacccttgATTTATGATTCTGCATTGAATCTATGCCATATTGTAGGTACACACATTGGTAATGTCTATGTAGGTGCAGACTCTACGCCGTACCCGACACTGTATCCTGACTTGCATTTTCAGCCAATCCCTCTCCATGAAAGTGATGACATTAAGGAGAGGGTAACTTTTCCCAAATCAGTACATGCTCCAAAGATAATCCCTGTCACTCGCTTTACCAAATACTCCACACCCATTCACACAGACCCGCTCTGCTGTTCGCTTCAAGAGATGCACTGGAACAGACATACAAGCACACAAGAAAACGGAGTAGGCCACGGTCTAGAGTCTACTCGCTACTATAAATCAGCCTTTAAGATGATGTGAGCAAACTACTGATTAAACCATGTTATGGGCATAAGTAAGTAGTGCTTTGGTTCTGCAGTTTCCCTCCAACATGTCTATTTATTGTTCTTGCAGTGTGCTGGACCAAGTGGTTTGACCGGGACGATCCCAGTGGAACAGGGGACTGGGAAGTTTTGATTGGCCTGCGCATGGAAAACCCCGGACAAATCTGTGCAGACCCTCTGTCCATTGAGGCTGTTACCACTGACACACTGATCCCAGCCACCTCCACAGGGCAGACCTTCGTTACGTAAGT of the Etheostoma spectabile isolate EspeVRDwgs_2016 chromosome 18, UIUC_Espe_1.0, whole genome shotgun sequence genome contains:
- the si:dkey-205h13.2 gene encoding cartilage intermediate layer protein 2; translated protein: MIQLLSVAIIAGLFFESNQQPARVPDPNLPTPECWTEWFDRDDPSGSGDWETLFDLLNEYPGKICSNPAGIEARTLSGLTAAEAGDVIYVSDTTNGFVCRNQDQPNXXXXVMIIVFVSTALPLSVKCAGPSGLTGTIPVEQGTGKF